A window from Triticum aestivum cultivar Chinese Spring chromosome 6D, IWGSC CS RefSeq v2.1, whole genome shotgun sequence encodes these proteins:
- the LOC123145469 gene encoding putative F-box protein At5g38270 has translation MEACIVIKSLRQLARHPTSLCSLIFRALADLMGLSPSVLGKFRGDPPPMENMVGKSPEPEPELPPDMLSSIFALLEVPDLVRAGSVCSSWRSVYTGLRRQLRQHKQRQTPCLLYSLAGENAACLYSLAEKRAYKLTLPDPPIRSRYLIGSSHGWLITSDERSELQIVNPITGEQIVLPSVITLEQVKPVFDDEGAIHKYELWEPRYTALAEFLGHEPSVYALDELRDYLYLKAYLFPDPQTESYIVVLIHNPEYQISFARAGDCGWTFLPPGWNYQECIYKDGILYAVTRTGSIDAFDLSGPTVTRKTVLGDMKNYICEHIYIVQAPWGDMLQVWREQPTVDGDAGSENIKETSKIFVYKIDMAAKKLVEINGLHGHVLFLGHSQTQCLSVEEYPQLKANCVYFTDDVRFISLYQNSKRDVGVLNLENDTREEIIPQIYCSWPNPIWITPSLTMMYSGLM, from the coding sequence ATGGAGGCCTGTATCGTAATAAAGAGTTTACGGCAGCTAGCTAGACATCCGACGAGTTTGTGCTCTCTCATCTTCAGAGCTTTGGCTGATCTGATGGGACTTTCCCCCAGTGTACTCGGCAAATTCAGAGGAGACCCGCCGCCCATGGAGAATATGGTGGGCAAatcgccggagccggagccggagctgcCACCGGATATGCTGTCGAGCATCTTTGCCCTCCTCGAGGTCCCTGACCTCGTGCGCGCAGGCTCTGTCTGCTCCTCCTGGCGCTCGGTGTACACCGGACTACGCCGTCAGCTTCGGCAGCACAAACAGCGCCAGACGCCTTGCCTCCTCTACAGCCTTGCCGGAGAGAACGCAGCTTGCCTCTACAGCCTTGCGGAAAAGAGGGCCTACAAGTTAACCCTCCCGGATCCACCGATCCGCAGTAGGTATCTGATTGGCTCTTCGCATGGTTGGCTGATCACTTCCGATGAGAGGTCCGAGCTGCAAATTGTAAATCCAATCACTGGTGAACAGATTGTTCTCCCGTCAGTGATTACTCTTGAGCAAGTCAAGCCGGTCTTTGACGATGAAGGTGCTATTCATAAGTATGAGTTGTGGGAGCCACGGTACACTGCACTTGCAGAATTCCTTGGTCACGAGCCCTCAGTTTATGCTCTCGATGAGCTCCGTGACTATCTCTACTTGAAGGCATATTTGTTTCCTGACCCGCAAACGGAAAGCTATATTGTGGTGCTCATTCATAATCCAGAATATCAGATTTCATTTGCAAGGGCAGGGGACTGTGGGTGGACCTTTCTGCCACCAGGTTGGAACTATCAAGAATGCATCTACAAGGATGGTATACTGTATGCAGTGACAAGAACTGGATCAATTGATGCTTTTGATCTCTCTGGTCCTACTGTCACAAGGAAGACGGTTCTGGGTGACATGAAGAATTATATTTGTGAGCACATATACATTGTTCAGGCACCGTGGGGCGATATGCTGCAAGTTTGGAGGGAACAGCCCACTGTAGATGGCGATGCTGGTTCAGAGAACATAAAGGAAACCAGCAAAATATTTGTATATAAGATTGATATGGCAGCAAAAAAGCTTGTGGAAATAAATGgcttgcatggccatgtgttgttTCTTGGGCATAGCCAGACTCAGTGTCTCAGTGTGGAAGAATATCCGCAATTGAAGGCAAACTGTGTCTACTTCACCGATGATGTAAGATTTATTTCGTTGTATCAGAATAGTAAACGTGATGTAGGTGTTCTAAATTTGGAAAATGACACCAGGGAAGAAATTATACCTCAGATTTATTGCAGCTGGCCAAATCCCATATGGATAACACCCAGTCTTACAATGATGTACTCGGGATTGATGTAA